One Panicum virgatum strain AP13 chromosome 9K, P.virgatum_v5, whole genome shotgun sequence genomic region harbors:
- the LOC120648046 gene encoding uncharacterized protein LOC120648046, with translation MLASSFPLSVQGLHSMAEDATEVQQDATEDQHDYNLGTRLLPKYVIGAAEFLSRKEKAKIKDQFFGVFLELTAASPGRRDLVRWLYDNAKVEAGCIMLHIKLGVYLQLMPLVIHKILGIPNSGDMPPKCTLKERNEEFDKMRWLLDLLPQEGDKQVDKEEDNVEDEGDQDGEDGDGEDGEGGKKKKRKDRYYHPVCS, from the exons ATGTTGGCTTCCAGTTTCCCTTTGAGTGTTCAG GGTCTTCATTCGATGGCTGAAGATGCAACAGAGGTCCAACAGGATGCAACAGAAGACCAACATGATTACAATCTCGGCACTAGGTTACTTCCTAAGTATGTCATCGGTGCAGCTGAGTTCCTTAGTCGTAAGGAGAAAGCAAAGATTAAAGACCAGTTCTTTGGTGTCTTTCTAGAATTAACAGCGGCAAGCCCAGGAAGAAGAGATTTGGTAAGGTGGCTGTATGACAATGCTAAAGTTGAAGCAGGCTGCATCATGCTTCATATAAAGCTAGGGGTCTACCTGCAGCTCATGCCTCTGGTGATACACAAAATTCTGGGGATCCCAAACAGTGGAGACATGCCTCCAAAATGCACATTGAAGGAAAGAAATGAGGAATTTGATAAGATGCGTTGGTTACTTGATTTACTTCCTCAGGAAGGTGATAAGCAGGTTGACAAGGAAGAAGATAATGTAGAAGATGAGGGTGACCAGGATGGTGAAGATGGGGATGGTGAAGATGGGGAGGGCggcaagaagaaaaaaagaaaagatagataTTACCATCCAGTATGTTCTTGA